A DNA window from Christiangramia salexigens contains the following coding sequences:
- a CDS encoding NUDIX hydrolase — protein sequence MEFENFKNRISKLKKMALPGEMAHKKLAPFLRIEELSKINVSERNPNEAGVMAVFYPGVEWETKLVLILRKTYKGVHSNQIGFPGGRVEEIDKDLQETALRETEEEVGIPKNNIQVLKKLTRLYIPPSNFWVQPFMGILERTPVMVPQESEVEEILEVKLSDFMDDRNVITENLSTSYAKNINVPAYKLNGHIVWGATGMMLSEIRELLLKI from the coding sequence ATGGAATTCGAAAATTTTAAAAACAGGATTTCAAAGTTAAAAAAAATGGCGCTTCCCGGGGAGATGGCCCATAAAAAACTTGCGCCATTCTTGAGGATAGAGGAGCTGTCCAAAATAAATGTCTCTGAGAGGAATCCTAATGAAGCGGGAGTCATGGCTGTTTTTTATCCCGGAGTGGAATGGGAAACCAAACTGGTCCTTATTCTTAGAAAAACCTATAAAGGCGTTCATTCTAATCAAATAGGCTTTCCCGGGGGAAGAGTGGAGGAGATCGATAAAGATCTTCAGGAAACCGCTTTAAGGGAAACTGAAGAAGAAGTGGGTATTCCTAAAAATAACATACAGGTCCTGAAAAAATTAACCCGGCTTTATATACCCCCTTCAAATTTCTGGGTGCAGCCATTTATGGGAATATTAGAAAGGACACCAGTGATGGTACCACAAGAGTCGGAAGTTGAAGAGATACTTGAAGTAAAACTTAGTGATTTTATGGATGACCGCAATGTAATCACAGAAAATCTTAGTACTTCTTATGCGAAAAATATAAACGTACCGGCCTATAAATTAAATGGTCACATTGTTTGGGGAGCAACCGGGATGATGCTTAGTGAGATTAGAGAGCTCCTTCTTAAGATTTAA
- a CDS encoding peptidylprolyl isomerase → MFRNISSIAIISLVLVFASCEDKQSSSHKTGKDLSPSELKAQKKEDSIKQARDSIFELRKQELARAEEESKIENNEIFPIAQEQLIPKLTEYGKKNQETRVRIKTKFGNMDVELYRDTPLHRANFIMLVKNKYFNDTFFHRVAPGFVIQGGNADNQSTASMRADVGNYLIPSEFDAGHKHSYGAFSAAKYAEQNVSKASSPFEFFIVMDKNGTPHLNNDHTVFGRVISGMDVAEKIAQVKTGESEWPINNVEMDIEILD, encoded by the coding sequence ATGTTCAGAAATATTTCTTCTATAGCAATTATTAGCCTAGTTCTTGTCTTCGCAAGTTGTGAAGATAAGCAAAGTTCCTCACATAAAACGGGTAAAGACCTCTCACCTTCCGAGCTGAAAGCGCAGAAAAAGGAGGATTCCATCAAACAAGCCCGTGACAGCATTTTTGAATTAAGAAAGCAGGAACTTGCAAGAGCAGAAGAAGAAAGCAAAATAGAAAACAATGAGATTTTCCCAATTGCTCAGGAACAGCTTATCCCTAAGCTTACAGAATATGGAAAAAAAAATCAGGAAACCAGAGTCAGAATAAAGACCAAATTCGGAAATATGGATGTAGAGCTCTACCGCGATACTCCTCTGCATCGTGCTAATTTCATCATGCTGGTCAAGAATAAGTATTTCAATGATACCTTTTTTCATCGTGTGGCACCGGGCTTTGTAATTCAGGGAGGTAATGCCGACAATCAATCTACAGCAAGCATGCGTGCAGATGTTGGTAATTATTTAATCCCCAGTGAATTCGATGCCGGTCACAAACACAGCTACGGGGCTTTTTCTGCAGCGAAATACGCTGAACAGAATGTAAGCAAGGCTTCCTCTCCTTTTGAATTCTTTATTGTAATGGATAAGAACGGTACACCGCATTTAAATAATGATCATACTGTATTTGGCAGGGTGATTAGCGGAATGGATGTAGCTGAAAAGATAGCACAGGTAAAGACCGGGGAATCGGAATGGCCTATAAATAATGTTGAAATGGATATCGAGATCCTGGACTAA
- a CDS encoding RDD family protein: MDNFQIETVQNISIEQNVAGIGERILAFIVDLAIIVIYIIIANLIIAGLGAEREGMMFYLVLGLPSFLYHLIWESFWNGRSPGKALLQLRVVKKDGSRPEFSGFLIRWLLRIIDISLTSGGLAVVIILFNGKGQRLGDIAAGTTVISEKKRMGFSASLYNDIPENYIPKYPQVTILSDQDIQEIKELYLSAKREGNHNIILSLSAKIAELLDVQMEEKPFDFVQRVITDYNYYALQ, encoded by the coding sequence ATGGATAACTTTCAAATTGAAACTGTTCAAAATATTAGCATTGAACAGAATGTAGCGGGGATTGGTGAACGCATTCTGGCATTCATCGTAGATCTGGCTATCATAGTGATCTATATTATCATTGCTAACCTTATAATAGCAGGACTGGGCGCAGAAAGAGAGGGGATGATGTTTTACCTGGTTTTGGGTCTACCATCATTTTTATATCATTTAATATGGGAAAGTTTCTGGAACGGGCGTAGTCCCGGTAAAGCCTTACTTCAGTTAAGAGTGGTAAAGAAGGATGGTTCGAGACCTGAGTTTTCAGGTTTTCTTATCAGATGGCTTTTAAGGATCATAGACATAAGCCTTACCAGTGGAGGCCTGGCTGTTGTAATTATTCTGTTTAATGGTAAAGGCCAACGTTTAGGAGATATTGCCGCGGGAACAACGGTTATATCTGAAAAAAAACGAATGGGTTTCAGCGCCTCACTTTACAATGATATCCCAGAGAATTATATTCCAAAATACCCTCAGGTAACAATATTAAGCGATCAGGATATTCAGGAGATCAAAGAATTATATCTATCTGCGAAACGTGAGGGGAATCATAATATTATTCTCTCTTTGAGCGCTAAGATCGCCGAATTACTGGACGTCCAGATGGAAGAAAAACCTTTTGATTTTGTTCAAAGGGTGATCACAGATTATAATTATTACGCTCTTCAGTAA
- a CDS encoding stage II sporulation protein M, producing the protein MREAAFIKQNKDKWLKYESLLQNNTSPSPQHISDLYVELSDDLSYAKTYYPKSNITQYLNGLASNAHQKIYRSKKESGNRLISFFTKEFPAGFYKFQKQLLLSFLIFLLFSLIGSYSAATDLSFVRSIVGDAYVNMTLENISNNDPMAVYKEASQTDMFLGITLNNIRVSLMAFVFGVLAGVGTVFLLMQNAIMLGSFQYFFYEKGLLWESARTIWIHGTIEISVIIVAGCAGLVVGKSMLFPGTYSRLNSFMIGVKDGLKIVISTIPFFIIAGFLEGFVTRITSMPDWLAIFIISGSLLLVLFYYVFYPLYLNNKIQNDSGAHSI; encoded by the coding sequence ATGCGCGAGGCTGCTTTTATAAAGCAAAATAAAGATAAATGGCTTAAGTATGAAAGCCTCCTCCAAAATAATACATCGCCGTCACCACAACATATCTCTGATCTCTATGTGGAATTAAGCGATGACCTTAGTTACGCAAAAACCTATTATCCCAAAAGCAATATCACACAATATCTTAACGGTCTCGCATCTAATGCACATCAAAAGATCTACCGTTCAAAAAAAGAATCCGGTAACCGGCTAATCAGTTTTTTCACAAAAGAGTTTCCTGCAGGTTTTTATAAGTTTCAAAAACAACTACTGCTTAGCTTCCTGATTTTCCTGTTGTTTTCACTTATAGGTTCCTATAGCGCCGCCACAGATCTTTCTTTTGTCCGGTCTATAGTTGGAGATGCTTATGTAAATATGACTTTAGAGAACATTTCAAATAATGATCCTATGGCGGTTTATAAAGAAGCTTCTCAAACGGATATGTTTTTAGGCATTACGCTCAATAATATCAGGGTATCCCTCATGGCCTTTGTTTTTGGAGTTCTTGCAGGAGTAGGAACTGTATTCCTCCTTATGCAGAATGCGATAATGCTGGGCAGTTTTCAATATTTCTTTTACGAAAAAGGACTTCTTTGGGAATCTGCCCGTACAATATGGATACATGGAACTATTGAGATCTCTGTGATTATAGTCGCGGGTTGTGCCGGCCTTGTGGTTGGAAAAAGTATGCTGTTCCCGGGAACCTACTCGCGTCTTAATTCTTTTATGATAGGCGTTAAAGATGGTTTAAAGATCGTGATAAGTACGATCCCATTTTTCATAATTGCCGGTTTCCTTGAAGGCTTTGTAACCCGTATCACATCCATGCCAGATTGGTTGGCCATTTTCATCATTAGTGGATCTCTTTTACTGGTCCTCTTCTATTATGTTTTTTATCCTTTATATCTAAACAACAAAATCCAAAATGACTCAGGAGCCCATTCAATTTAA
- a CDS encoding DUF4129 domain-containing protein: MKTSLSIFIFTIMIFCGYSQQADSLYPGKNIEFKEKSQLTPVKFDEKYIQELKEQDEFNYLKTEEKDSWWTRFKKYLNARYNQFINWLFGDYQPNSIIGFIISIFPYIILGVLIGLIIWFFSKLDPGKHILQSPNEPQVFLSEEEELIKNEDLEGLIQDAINNEEFRLAIRYQYLNELRRLDELNWIDYQFQKTNRDYFQEIKKESIRNKFSEITKLYEFIWYGSFEVSKRDYALAEKGFLQMEQLLKAVHHE, from the coding sequence TTGAAGACCTCACTTTCAATTTTCATATTTACGATCATGATCTTCTGTGGTTATTCACAACAGGCAGATTCACTGTATCCGGGAAAGAATATTGAATTTAAGGAAAAGTCTCAACTAACTCCGGTGAAGTTCGATGAGAAATATATTCAGGAGCTTAAAGAACAGGATGAATTTAATTATCTCAAAACAGAAGAAAAGGATAGCTGGTGGACCAGATTCAAAAAATATCTCAATGCCAGGTATAATCAATTCATCAACTGGCTTTTTGGAGATTACCAGCCTAACTCCATAATAGGATTTATAATTTCAATATTTCCGTACATCATTCTTGGTGTATTAATAGGGTTAATTATCTGGTTCTTTTCCAAACTCGATCCCGGGAAACATATTCTTCAAAGTCCTAATGAGCCGCAGGTATTTTTAAGTGAAGAAGAAGAACTTATAAAGAATGAGGATCTTGAAGGCCTAATTCAGGATGCCATCAATAATGAAGAATTCAGGCTGGCGATAAGATATCAATATCTCAATGAACTGCGACGTCTGGATGAACTGAACTGGATAGATTATCAATTTCAGAAAACCAACCGGGACTACTTTCAGGAAATTAAAAAGGAAAGCATCCGTAATAAATTCTCTGAGATCACTAAACTATATGAGTTCATTTGGTATGGTAGCTTTGAGGTTTCAAAACGGGATTATGCATTAGCAGAGAAAGGGTTTTTGCAGATGGAACAACTATTAAAAGCGGTTCACCATGAATAA